The stretch of DNA GGCCGCATTGAATTGCAGGTTAGCGGGGGACCCCCCCCTTACACCTACAGCTGGTCCAATGGAGCTACAACCCGCATTGTGGATGGACTTACACCGGGGACTTACTGTGTCACTGTTTCAGATGCAGGTGGCTGCCTGAAAGATACATGCTTTCAGGTGACCACTCAGTCTCACTGCAGCAGCCTCAGCCTAAGCGGAACGGTAACTGCGGTCAGTGTACCCGGTCAAAACGATGGAGCCGTTGTGTTGACTGTTGTCGGGGGAACTTCGCCTTATTCTTACAGCTGGTCAAACGGTGCCACAACAAAAAATATCTCCCATCTTTCTCCGGGACAGTATTGCGTTATTGTAACAGATGCCCTTGGTTGCACGCGGGACCAATGCTTTCTGGTGGAAGTCAGTAACCCCTGCGGTTCCTTTCAGGTTGCCGCTCAGATAACTCCTGCTGTCTGCGGCACCGCCAGCGGCAGTGTTAATCTAATCGTTACAGGTGGAACATCTCCTTATTTTTTTGCATGGTCAAACGGAGCAACCACGGAAGATGTTTATAATCTCTCCGCAGGCAACTACCGCGTAACGGTAGAGGATGGCGGCAACTGCCGTTTCAGCGAAACCTATATCATTCACAATACCAACAACAATCTAAGTCTGACTTCCTCCCTAACACACGTGAGCGTTGCCGGTGGAACCGATGGAGCCATTGATCTGACAGTGACCGGAGGCATGCCTCCGTATTCTTATCAATGGCTGCATGGGGCATCTACAGAAGACCTATCCGGCCTGGAAGCAGGAAGGTATTGTGTGCTTGTGACCGATGCCAGCGGTTGTGTTGAGGATGGATGCTTTGACGTGGAGGCTCCCAACGGTTCAGGATGCGGAGACCTTGCCATTACCGGCAATGTAGGTCATGTCCCCTGCGGGGATTCTCTGGGATATATTAACATAACCGTTCAGTTAGGCACCCCCCCCTATTTCTATCACTGGTCAAACGGATCTACATCAGAAGATTTAATACCCATCAGGCCAGGCAGCTACACGGTCACAGTGGAAGACAATGGCTCTTGCAGAAAAGTAGAGACATTTGTAGTAGGTTATGGGGGGGGATTCCAAATAAACGGATTGGTATCTCCTGCCTTGGCGGGCACAGCCACCGGGTCTGTTGTATTAAGCATCACAGGCGGAACTCCACCTTACCAGTTTCAGTGGTCCAATGGAAACACGAATCAAAATATCCACAACCTTTCCCCCGGTCAGTATTGTGTCATTGTTACTGACAGCAATGGTTGCAAGGAAGATAAATGCTTTTCCGTGGGCATCACCGGCGGATGTGGCGACTTTATGGTTACGGCTTATGACGATATTATCCTTTGCGAACCCGGCACCTTTACCCTGGAAGCCAACGCTTTTCATGGCAAATTGCCCTACAGCTTCAGCTGGAGTCCTTCTGCACCATTGAACACTCCCGGCAGCAGAGTAACACAGGGAAATATTTCTTCTACCACCACTTTTGTGGTTACAGCCACCGATGATAACGGCTGCATCGCCACGGATACGGTACATGTTTTTGTGCTATCAGCCGGTAACAGTTCCGGAGTAGCTTTTGATTCGGTAACGATATGCCGCGGTGACAGTTTACAGTTGGCCGCTTTTGGTGGCACGCAGTATTTCTGGGATCCGGCTGCCGGTCTGACCGATAGGAACTCCCCTACACCATGGGCATCACCGCTGGAAAGCAAAACCTACACGGTAACTATCCGCAACGGTGTCTGCGAATCGCGGTTTACCGTGCATGTAGGGGTAGATGATGACTGTGTGTGGCCGGGTGATGCTAATCATGACGGCATTGCCAACAATCTGGATGTGCTGGCTATTGGCATCGGATTTAACATCAGCGGATTGCCACGTCCCAATGCCAGTATTCAGTGGTACGGACAGTATTGCCCCGATTGGCTTTTAGCTTTGGCCAGCGGACCTAACCTCAAACATGCCGATTGTGATGGGAACGGTGTGATTAATAATGCGGATACGCTTCCCATTCGCCTGCATTATGGCCTTACCCACAACAAATCAGGCGGGCCGGGGAAAAAGTTTACCGACCCGGAATTGTATTTTAGGATGCCCGTTGATACTGCCCTCTCCGGTCAGGAAGTGCAAGTACCTGTTTATCTGGGTACTGATTCTTTGCCGGTAAATAATTTCTATGGCATTGCCTTTTCGGTACACTATGATCCCACGCTTATCCAGGAAAACTCCATGCGTTTCACACCGGTCAATTCTTTTATCGGTAATCCGTCAGACCTGTTGAGTTTTGATATAGATATATATGGTCAGGCGCGTATGGATGTAGGTCTTACACGCACCAACCGCATCAGCACCGGAGGCTATGGACAGATCGGAACCGTCAGCTTCACCATGAAGGATGACATTTCTGGAAAAGATTTCCTTGTAAAAGAACTCATATTGTCTTTCAGCGGGGTTCGGGCAATTGACAACAATGAAAATGACCTGCTTCTGTATTATGAGCCCGCCAGCCTCTTCGTAAAAATGGAAATTACCGGAGTAGGCGCATCAGCGGATAATCATCCGCAGGTATCAGTTTATCCTATACCATCTACCGGAAATTTGGTTGTAGAGCTTGGGGATACTGAGCCGTTAATGCTGGCACTTCTGGATATGCTTGGTCAAGAAGTTTTTAAAATACATCATCCGGATAAAATACAGATAATGAAACTGGAGGGGTTACAAAACGGCCTTTACTTTTTAAAGGTACACACCTCTTCAGGAAGCATAGCAAAGCCGGTTATTCTGGCAAAATAAAACAAGCCCGCTCAATTGTGCTGATGGTCAATGGAGGTAATAAAGGGGCTTGGGTATGAAAGCTTAATTTTTAGCGCAACGTGCCACAGCCAGGATCTGGATTACAATTGTTAGCTTCGCGCTACATTTTGCTATTTATGGACTGGCAAGCGCTTTTAACCCCGGAAGCCTTCATCAGCCTTGTTACGCTCACGTTCATGGAGATTGTGTTGGGCATAGACAATATTATCTTTATCTCTATCGTAGCCGGCAAACTACCGGAGGAAAAACAAGCCCGCGTGCGGACCATAGGGCTTGGACTGGCCCTATTGTTTCGGGTTGGGTTATTGCTGGGTATCACCTGGATCATAGGACTGACACAGCCCCTTTTTTCCATTGTAAAATATCATGTCACTGCCCGCGACCTTATTCTTTTTGCTGGGGGCCTGTTTCTCATCGCAAAGAGCACCACAGAGATACATGCAAAAATTGAAGGGCATGATGAGCATGCCAGTATGACCGGCAAAGCCGTTTCTGCGTTAAGTATAGTCATACAAATTATCCTGCTGGATATGATTTTCTCTATTGATTCTATCCTCACCGCAGTAGGGCTGGCTAAAGAAGTAGCAATCATGATCATAGCCGTAATAATATCCATTCTTATTATGATACTGGCGGCAGGAGCAATCAGCAATTTCGTCAATAAAAATCCAACCATCAAAATACTGGCGCTGGCTTTTCTGATACTTATCGGCTTTATGCTGGTGCTGGAAGGCTTACCCGATCAGCTTGCCATACACGTACCCAAGGGCTATATCTATTTTGCTATCTTCTTTTCTCTTGCCGTTGAGATGCTGAACATGCGGATGCGGAAAAGGCTTCTACGTTTCACCGCACTCCGAGACACTACTTCTGCTGCCCATGCAGAAAATGAGAAGTAAAAACAATTCCTCGCAGCAAGAAAAATTCAAGCGTTTACCGTATATGTTTGAGAATATCGTGCCCGAGGCGGTCCCGCTTGGTAATGAGATAACGCGCATTGTGGGGATTGGGATTTATTTCAATGGGGATATTTTCTACAATCTCCAATCCATACCCCAAAAGACCAGTGCGTTTGCGCGGATTATTCGTTATCAGTCTGAGTTTAGTAATACCTAGGTCACGTAAAATCTGGGCTCCCACCCCATAATCTCTTGAATCCATATCATAGCCCAGGGCAAGATTAGCATCTACGGTGTCCTTACCTTCCTCTTGTAGTTTATAGGCTTTCAGCTTGTTGAGCAAACCAATGCCCCGGCCTTCCTGTTTCATATAGAGCACTACGCCACGGCCTTCCCGCTCCACCATCTGCATGGCAGCATGCAACTGTTCACCGCAATCGCAGCGCAAAGAGCCCAGAATGTCGCCCGTAACGCAGGAAGAGTGCACGCGGGTCAACACCGGTTCATCTTTTTCCCAGGTGCCTTTTACCAGAGCTAGATGTACTTCATCGGTAGTTAGTTGAGAATAGGCAATCAGTTTGAAGTCGCCATAACGTGTGGGTAAGCGCACCTCGGTTTCACGCCTGATGAGGCGTTCTCGTTTCATCCGATACTGTATAAGACTTTCTATGGAAATGATTTTCAGATCAAACTTTTTAGCTATCTCAAACAACTCCGGGAGGCGTGCCATGGAGCCATCTTCATTCATAATTTCTACCAGCACTCCTGCCGGTTCAAAACCGGCAAGACGGGCCAGATCAATTGTTGCCTCGGTATGTCCGGCACGCCTCAGCACGCCACCCCTTTTGGCCTTTAGCGGAAAGATGTGGCCGGGGCGGGCAAAATCAGAGGGCTTAGAATCGGGATGAATGAGAGCCTGAACGGTTTTAGCACGGTCACTGGCCGATATTCCGGTGGAAGTGCCCGGACCCCTGTAATCTACCGACACGGTGAACGGGGTATCATGCAACGAGGTATTTTCCGATACCATCAGCTCTAGCCCCAGCTCTTCACACCGGTCTTCTATAAGCGGTGCACAAATCAGGCCACGCCCATGTTTGGACATAAAATTGATAATCTCAGGCGTGACATTCCGCGCAGCTGTAACAAAATCACCTTCATTTTCACGGTCTTCATCATCCACCACTATCACCAGCTTGCCCTTTTTTATATCCTCAATAGCCTCTTCTATGGTATTCAGTTTGTTTTCAGACATGATTATGTTAGTTATCCATTACACAGAAAACTGCCCGGCAAAGATAAGCCATACCCGGCTAATGCAGGGGACTTCACCTTATTTGGCCCTCTTACCGGCAATTCGCTTTACAAACAAAAATTTTACCGGAGAACAAGCAAGCAACTGACATGCTTCAGTTTGGGGTATTCTTTTATTTTTGAGCCCTGCCTTTTCCTATGCTGCACAACCGTAAGATAGTGGTCGTATTACCGGCTTATAATGCCGCTCTAACGCTGGAAAAAACCTACCGCGAGATACCGTTGGATATTGTGGATGAGGTCGTGCTGGTGGATGATCATAGCACCGATAATACCGTTGAAGTTGCTCGCCGGTTGGGCATCCGTCATATTATTCGCCATGATGAAAACAAGGGATATGGCGGCAATCAGAAAACCTGCTACCGCAAAGCGCTGGAGCTGAATGCCGAAATTATCATCATGCTGCATCCGGATTATCAATACACCCCGCGGCTCATCACCCCTATGGCTGCCATCATAGCCTATGATGTGTATCCGGTTGTTCTGGCATCCAGAATTCTAGGCGGAGGGGCTCTGAAGGGAGGAATGCCTCTTTATAAATACGTTTCTAACCGCTTGCTGACATTTACCCAGAACATGCTTATCGGGCAAAAGCTTTCTGAATATCATACCGGCTATCGGGCTTTTTCCCGCAAGGTGATTGAAAGCATCAATCTGGAAGCTAATTCCGATGATTTTGTTTTTGATAATCAGATGCTCTCTCAGATTTTCATGGCCGGATTTGAAATTGCTGAAGTAACCTGCCCGACAAAATATTTCAAAGAGGCATCATCTATCAATTTCAGGAGAAGCGTCAAATACGGACTGGGGGTGTTGCAGGTAAGCCTGATGCACTTCCTCCAAAAAAACAATCTCGCTTCATTTTCTATTTATCAAAAGCCCGGGCCGGCAAACGCTTAAAAAACACAAAACCATTTTGCCTCCCAATTTCCTGTAAAGAGGGATATTCTTTTTTATACCGCCCTGCCTTGTTGATTTTGCAAACAAAATATGCTTCTTTATCTATATCTCCTGCAAGCAGCCGGTTTTTATCAGATACCCAGGCATGTACAGGAGGTCGCTTTTGTGTATAAAACAAGTGGGCGTAGCTTTTAAATCCCAGCACCTGGACATACACATCTTTGCCTGCAAGAGACTTGTAAAAATCAATAGCAGCGCCTTGGCTATACCTTTCAATGCGCGGCACGTGTAAATAAAGCAGGGCTTCGGTAAACAAGGCGGAGACAACAAACAACACCCCGATGGCTCTTTTATAATTTTTTTGCAGCAACGTGAACACTGTTATCACTGCCATGATGTACAACAGGCCGGGCAGAATCAGATAAACAGGCCAGTGGACCGCAGCATCCAGGGTGGCCACTGCAAAAGGGTCGTGGAGATGCGGTTTTATCCAATCCGGATGATTACCCAGAAGAGGTAAGGCTATTGCAGCAATTCCGAACAAACTCCCCATTAACATACCGGCAACCTGCTGAAACCGCGGCATATTGTAACCGCTGGTTAAGGTATGATGTATGTGCCAGGCAGCCAAAAAAGTAAGCGGGAGATAACACAGCGAAGAATAATGCACAATCTTGGTTTTTACAATGGAGAACAACACCAGTGTAACCCCAAAAAGCAGAATCATCCATTTGCGGAAATGACTGCTTTCCCCGCTGCCATCTGTGCGGAAAAAAGCTGGTAATGCCAGTAAAGAAGCAGGAAAGCAGCCCAAAAGCAGCACTATTATATGATAATAAAAGGGTCCGCTATGCCCTGCATCAGCCGTGCTGAACAATCTTATCTGATACCTAAAAAACTCTTTGGTAAATGCCATGCCATGATGTATCATATCCATTCCGAACCACAGTGCAGCAAGAAACAAGGCAGTAAGTATCATCAAAAAAATACATTTTATGGCAATCCGCCAGTTTGACTTGATGACCCCGGCTCCGGGCAATGCTACCAGTAAACCAATAAGTAAGGCAACCGGTCCCTTGGTAAGAATAGCTAACCCCATTAACACTCCGGACAAAATGCCACTGGTTGTGCAGCGTTGTTCCAACGCCCGCATCAGAGAAACCAATGATGAAAAAATAAACAGGTTAAACCAGGGATCAATGATACCCGAACGAAAATAAAAGTGCGGAAGAAACGAGCCGGCATAAGCCAGTGCCCACCACACTCCCAGCATATTATCAAACCACCGACTACCCAGATAAAAAACCACAAGCAGAGTGATAATACCGCATACCGCATTGGGGAAACGGGCTGCAAATTCATTTATTCCAAACATCTGCATGGCTGCAGCCTGCATCCAGAAAAACAAAGGTGGTTTCTCATAAAACGGTTGAAAATCAATCTGAACCTGAGTATAGTTGCCTGTTACCAACATCTCCCGCGCGCATTCCGCAAAATTTATTTCATCCCAGTCAAACAGGTGCACACCTCCAAGGAAAGGCAAAAACAAAAGGGATGCAATCCCTACAATAAGCAGCATTATCACGGTACGGCTACACCTCATAAGGCTTAAATAATGCATCCCTGAGCGAGCCCCGCAAAAAACGGGGCGGAGTATCTGCATGCTGCAGACAAACCATCCACACGATGGTGGTTACTGCAACCCCGATAAGCGAACCAAAATACACATCAATAAAAAAATGTTGTACCAGATAAATCCTTGATATGCCGCCTATCAGCGCCAAACATATAAATATCAGCCCATACCAGCGGGGCTTGACTAATTGCGACAGCAAAGAAAACAGGCTAAAAGCCATAGCGCTATGTCCGGATGGAAAGCTATAACGACTCAGAATTTTCACTCCTTCCACAAAGTGGAGCTCATAGCCTGAAAGAAAAACGGAAGGACGATAGATTTCCGGAAACACGATTCTTTTTAACACCTGTACAACAAGTCCGGTAATCGCAAAACATATCAATGCCACAAACGCCTTCCGATAGCTAAAAAAAACAAGAACGGCTACCACTATCAAATACATCAGCCCGTCACCCAGAAAAGTGCCATAGGCAAAGAGTACATCCAGCGCCGGATGATGCATCTGATTTAGAAAAAGCACATCCTGCCCCTTCTCAAAGTTTTTAAGAATAAAAATTCCGGCTGCAAGCGCAGCCAGATAAGGAATATAAAACCAAGCATTCCAGGTTTTCACAGATTATTCTTTAACCGCATCCAACGCTTAATAAGCTGATAATACCAATCCATGCTGAAAAGAGAGGAATCGCGCATGGCTTTGTATGTCAGAAAAATACCAATGGGCAACAGCACAACAGTGGCAAGCCAGCTACCCTGTACTGCCGTAATCACACCGCTTTCCGCAATTTTCTGCCCAGACATGGTAAACACATGAAATAAAACGAAAAATATTACTGCAATGATCAGCGGCATTCCTAACCCCCCAATGCGTATAATTGCCCCCATAGGCGCCCCGATGAAAAACAATACCAGGCAGGCAACAGAAAAAGTAAATTTCCGGTTATAGGCAAGCTCGTGTTTTACCAGGCTTTTTCTCCGGAACTGCATATCGCGCTGAGCTACCCCGGCAAGACTCTTCACCGAGCGCGAAATACTCATAGCCTTATTGATAATATCTATTTGCTCCTGCCGACTTTTAGATTGAAAACGCAGTACCCAACAGGAATCTGCTCCACTGCCGGAAAGCCGCAGGGAATCCCAATTGAAATTCCTGAAGGTGTAATATTGATCCATATTTCTGGAATAATCGGTTATTTTCTGATTTATTTCCATGCGGATAGAGTCCATAGCTGCTTTTAGCTGACGCACATTCAGCATCTCATAATGATTGCGCCAGAATTTATCATCCGTGCGTCTCATGGCAAACTGCGACAGGTCAAAATATTTTTCCCATACCTTAAAATGCGTAATCAGATGATTAAACGTACGTTCTGGCGTTTCATCTTTTAATTCCGTATATTGTGATCCGTCATAGAGTCTGAAAACAAGAAAGCGTTCATCGGCAGTCATAAACATTTCGCCTTTTCTGGCTATCAACACCTGGTCATTACCCTGCCCGCTGGTATGATCATAAACCAGAATATCATAAATGGTTC from Chitinophagales bacterium encodes:
- the terC gene encoding membrane protein; the encoded protein is MDWQALLTPEAFISLVTLTFMEIVLGIDNIIFISIVAGKLPEEKQARVRTIGLGLALLFRVGLLLGITWIIGLTQPLFSIVKYHVTARDLILFAGGLFLIAKSTTEIHAKIEGHDEHASMTGKAVSALSIVIQIILLDMIFSIDSILTAVGLAKEVAIMIIAVIISILIMILAAGAISNFVNKNPTIKILALAFLILIGFMLVLEGLPDQLAIHVPKGYIYFAIFFSLAVEMLNMRMRKRLLRFTALRDTTSAAHAENEK
- the ribBA gene encoding riboflavin biosynthesis protein RibBA, with amino-acid sequence MSENKLNTIEEAIEDIKKGKLVIVVDDEDRENEGDFVTAARNVTPEIINFMSKHGRGLICAPLIEDRCEELGLELMVSENTSLHDTPFTVSVDYRGPGTSTGISASDRAKTVQALIHPDSKPSDFARPGHIFPLKAKRGGVLRRAGHTEATIDLARLAGFEPAGVLVEIMNEDGSMARLPELFEIAKKFDLKIISIESLIQYRMKRERLIRRETEVRLPTRYGDFKLIAYSQLTTDEVHLALVKGTWEKDEPVLTRVHSSCVTGDILGSLRCDCGEQLHAAMQMVEREGRGVVLYMKQEGRGIGLLNKLKAYKLQEEGKDTVDANLALGYDMDSRDYGVGAQILRDLGITKLRLITNNPRKRTGLLGYGLEIVENIPIEINPNPHNARYLITKRDRLGHDILKHIR
- a CDS encoding glycosyl transferase family 2 → MLHNRKIVVVLPAYNAALTLEKTYREIPLDIVDEVVLVDDHSTDNTVEVARRLGIRHIIRHDENKGYGGNQKTCYRKALELNAEIIIMLHPDYQYTPRLITPMAAIIAYDVYPVVLASRILGGGALKGGMPLYKYVSNRLLTFTQNMLIGQKLSEYHTGYRAFSRKVIESINLEANSDDFVFDNQMLSQIFMAGFEIAEVTCPTKYFKEASSINFRRSVKYGLGVLQVSLMHFLQKNNLASFSIYQKPGPANA
- a CDS encoding phosphatase PAP2 family protein gives rise to the protein MKTWNAWFYIPYLAALAAGIFILKNFEKGQDVLFLNQMHHPALDVLFAYGTFLGDGLMYLIVVAVLVFFSYRKAFVALICFAITGLVVQVLKRIVFPEIYRPSVFLSGYELHFVEGVKILSRYSFPSGHSAMAFSLFSLLSQLVKPRWYGLIFICLALIGGISRIYLVQHFFIDVYFGSLIGVAVTTIVWMVCLQHADTPPRFLRGSLRDALFKPYEV